One window of the Archangium primigenium genome contains the following:
- a CDS encoding branched-chain amino acid aminotransferase codes for MPLPIEVHRAPALKPKPAASDVLGFGKYFADHMFRMDYTSEQGWHHARILPHAPLGLDPGAAVLHYAQSVFDGSKVFRGSDGKLRAFRLQDHCARLAASAERLCMAAVPPELAREAIEALVRHEADWVPHAPGTSLYVRPVVIASEAFLGVRPADKYIFFAILSPVGGYFSNGAEPVRIWVEQELTRAAPGGLGGAKAAANYAASLQASVAAKKRGYAQVLWLDALEHRYIEEVGTMNLFVRIGDEVITPPLDGTFLPGITRESVLTLLRDWRVRVSERKLSIDELREAHQKGELHEVFGTGTAAVISPVGGLGFRDGELLIGEGRVGELSRRLYNAVTGIQYGTLADSHGWMTVIG; via the coding sequence ATGCCGCTGCCCATCGAGGTCCACCGCGCCCCCGCGCTGAAGCCCAAGCCCGCCGCCTCGGACGTGCTCGGGTTTGGCAAATACTTCGCCGACCACATGTTCCGCATGGACTACACGTCCGAGCAGGGCTGGCACCACGCGCGCATCCTGCCGCACGCGCCGCTGGGGTTGGACCCGGGCGCCGCGGTGCTGCACTACGCCCAGTCGGTGTTCGACGGCTCCAAGGTCTTCCGGGGCTCGGACGGCAAGCTGCGCGCCTTCCGGCTCCAGGACCACTGCGCGCGCCTGGCGGCCAGCGCCGAGCGCCTGTGCATGGCGGCGGTGCCGCCGGAGCTCGCGCGCGAGGCCATCGAGGCCCTGGTGCGCCACGAGGCGGACTGGGTGCCCCACGCGCCGGGCACGTCCCTGTACGTGCGCCCGGTGGTGATCGCCTCCGAGGCCTTCCTGGGCGTGCGCCCGGCGGACAAATACATCTTCTTCGCCATCCTGAGCCCGGTGGGCGGCTACTTCTCCAATGGCGCCGAGCCGGTGCGCATCTGGGTGGAGCAGGAGCTCACGCGCGCGGCGCCCGGTGGCCTGGGCGGCGCCAAGGCGGCGGCCAACTACGCGGCGAGCCTCCAGGCGTCCGTGGCGGCCAAGAAGCGGGGCTACGCGCAGGTGCTGTGGCTGGACGCGCTCGAGCACCGCTACATCGAGGAGGTGGGCACCATGAACCTCTTCGTGCGCATTGGCGACGAGGTCATCACCCCGCCGCTGGACGGCACCTTCCTGCCGGGCATCACCCGCGAGAGCGTGCTGACGCTGCTGCGTGACTGGCGCGTGCGGGTGAGCGAGCGCAAGCTGTCCATCGACGAGCTGCGCGAGGCGCACCAGAAGGGCGAGCTGCACGAGGTGTTCGGCACGGGCACCGCGGCGGTCATCTCCCCGGTGGGAGGCCTGGGCTTCCGCGACGGCGAGCTGCTCATCGGCGAGGGCCGCGTGGGCGAGCTGTCCCGGCGCCTGTACAACGCCGTGACGGGCATCCAGTACGGCACCCTGGCCGACTCGCACGGGTGGATGACGGTCATCGGCTAG
- a CDS encoding PLP-dependent aminotransferase family protein has translation MTRWSPELAGRRGPLYRVIADALGEDRAAGRLVPGARLPTHRELAERLGVTVGTVTRAYAEAEKRGLVRGEVGRGTYVRGDEDTSAHMPRPMALEDEAGDEAAPVELGINAPATPPGDPASHALRRALEALGRSPRLPGLLGYQPAAGARAHREAGAAWAARFGLEARPEQVVVCAGGQHAMEVALAALTRPGDTLVTEALTYPGIKVLARRFQLRLQGLAMDAGGLMPEALESACRAGPVRLLYTQPTGHNPTGGVQGEERRRALAEVARRHGVLVLEDDAYGLLPLARPAPLATFLPEATYFIAGVSKLLTPGLRIGYLVAPARARGERLAEEVGLASLMTTPLMAEVLTRWVEDGTADALVEGQRGETAERRALAREVLGEGVRWDGAALYHLWLPLPEGRRGEEFAAQALRHGVSVTPAELFAAGGGVGPAAVRVCIGTPRTRAQLERGLIRLRAVLDGSAVPRLAIV, from the coding sequence ATGACACGTTGGAGTCCAGAGCTGGCCGGCAGGCGGGGTCCGCTGTACCGCGTCATCGCGGACGCGCTCGGGGAGGACCGGGCGGCGGGGCGGCTGGTGCCGGGCGCGCGCCTGCCCACGCACCGGGAGCTGGCCGAGCGGCTGGGGGTCACGGTGGGCACGGTGACCCGGGCCTACGCCGAGGCGGAGAAGCGGGGCCTCGTGCGGGGAGAAGTCGGGCGGGGCACCTACGTGCGCGGAGACGAGGACACCTCGGCGCACATGCCCCGACCCATGGCCCTGGAGGACGAGGCGGGGGACGAGGCGGCGCCGGTGGAGCTGGGCATCAACGCGCCCGCGACGCCGCCGGGCGATCCGGCGAGCCACGCCCTGCGCCGCGCGCTGGAGGCGCTGGGCCGCTCGCCGCGGCTGCCGGGGCTGCTCGGCTACCAGCCCGCGGCGGGCGCGCGGGCGCACCGCGAGGCGGGGGCGGCGTGGGCGGCGCGCTTCGGGCTGGAGGCCCGGCCCGAGCAGGTGGTGGTGTGCGCGGGGGGCCAGCACGCCATGGAGGTCGCCCTGGCGGCGCTCACCCGGCCCGGGGACACGCTCGTCACCGAGGCGCTCACCTACCCGGGCATCAAGGTGCTCGCGCGCCGCTTCCAGTTGCGGCTGCAGGGGCTGGCCATGGACGCGGGGGGCCTCATGCCCGAGGCGCTGGAGTCCGCGTGCCGGGCGGGCCCGGTGCGCCTCCTCTATACCCAGCCCACGGGCCACAACCCCACGGGGGGGGTGCAGGGCGAGGAGCGGCGGCGGGCGCTCGCCGAGGTGGCGCGGCGGCACGGGGTGCTGGTGCTGGAGGACGACGCGTATGGCCTGCTGCCCCTCGCGCGGCCCGCGCCCCTGGCCACCTTCCTGCCCGAGGCGACGTACTTCATCGCCGGGGTGTCCAAGCTGCTCACGCCGGGGCTGCGCATCGGCTACCTGGTGGCGCCGGCGCGGGCGCGGGGCGAGCGGCTGGCCGAGGAGGTGGGGCTCGCCTCGCTGATGACCACGCCGCTCATGGCGGAGGTGCTCACGCGCTGGGTGGAGGACGGCACGGCGGACGCGCTGGTGGAGGGCCAGCGCGGCGAGACGGCCGAGCGGCGGGCCCTGGCGCGCGAGGTGCTGGGCGAGGGCGTGCGCTGGGACGGCGCGGCGCTCTACCACCTGTGGCTGCCCCTGCCGGAGGGCCGGCGTGGCGAGGAGTTCGCCGCCCAGGCGCTGCGCCACGGGGTGTCGGTGACGCCGGCGGAGTTGTTCGCCGCGGGCGGGGGCGTGGGGCCGGCGGCGGTGCGGGTGTGCATTGGCACGCCGCGCACGCGGGCCCAACTGGAGCGGGGACTCATCCGCCTGCGCGCGGTGCTGGACGGCAGCGCCGTGCCCCGGCTCGCCATCGTGTGA
- a CDS encoding PAS domain-containing protein: protein MTPLDTAPPSERLAELEADNRRLREALRDAHTALRASEERCMLLLGGHDEEAPVGAASDAVSTAVPVLEADLSPRAAWSADVEGRITHVPAAWARVMGVTRESLLGDHWLRQVHPEDRAATSSAWARAVTSGSTYDAEFRIRSADGRYRWMHARARPLRDAEGHTVGWHGVTQDVHDRRSAVDALRELNETLETRVADRTHELAAANARLQAEMGERERAEAALRQAQKMEAVGQLTGGIAHDFNNLLSGIMGSLALLEKRLELGQVDQAGRYIKAATSSVNRAAALTHRLLAFSRRQPLEPRAVDAHKLIVSLEELIRRTLGPSIQLEVPAAPALWSTLCDPNQLENALLNLVINARDAMPSGGRLRLETVNAHLGWDEVDGQGDDVLEGDYVCIRVSDTGTGMTPDVIARAFEPFFTTKPLGQGTGLGLSMIYGFVKQSDGHVRIDSRVGEGTSVKLFLPRFDGATAEAGGLLGAAQTPRAEGETVLVVEDEALLRELVVEILGELGYRTIEAEDGPAGLKVVQQKKQRIDLLVTDIGLPGLNGRQLADAARESRPGLKVLFMTGYAENAVFGHELDAGMQMITKPFNPDALAARVREMFKV, encoded by the coding sequence GTGACCCCCTTGGATACCGCCCCCCCGTCCGAGCGTCTCGCCGAGCTCGAGGCCGACAACCGCCGCCTGCGCGAGGCCCTGCGGGACGCCCACACCGCCCTGCGCGCGAGCGAGGAGCGCTGCATGCTCCTGCTGGGAGGCCACGACGAGGAGGCTCCCGTCGGAGCGGCTTCCGACGCCGTGTCCACGGCCGTCCCCGTGTTGGAGGCGGATCTGTCGCCGCGGGCGGCCTGGTCCGCGGACGTGGAGGGCCGCATCACCCACGTGCCCGCCGCGTGGGCGCGGGTCATGGGGGTGACGCGCGAGTCACTGCTCGGGGACCACTGGCTGCGTCAGGTGCACCCGGAGGATCGGGCGGCCACGTCGTCGGCCTGGGCGCGCGCCGTCACCTCCGGGAGCACCTACGACGCGGAGTTCCGCATCCGCTCGGCCGACGGCCGCTACCGCTGGATGCACGCGCGCGCCCGGCCGCTGCGCGACGCGGAGGGCCACACCGTCGGCTGGCACGGGGTCACGCAGGACGTGCACGACCGGCGCAGCGCCGTGGACGCCCTGCGCGAGCTCAACGAGACGCTGGAGACGCGCGTGGCCGATCGCACGCACGAGCTCGCGGCGGCCAACGCGCGGCTGCAGGCGGAGATGGGCGAGCGCGAGCGCGCCGAGGCCGCGCTGCGCCAGGCGCAGAAGATGGAGGCGGTGGGGCAGCTGACGGGTGGCATCGCCCACGACTTCAACAACCTCTTGTCCGGCATCATGGGCTCGCTGGCGCTCTTGGAGAAGCGCCTGGAGCTGGGCCAGGTGGATCAGGCGGGGCGCTACATCAAGGCGGCCACCTCCTCGGTCAACCGCGCCGCGGCGCTCACCCACCGGCTGCTGGCCTTCTCGCGGCGCCAGCCCCTGGAGCCCCGGGCCGTGGACGCGCACAAGCTCATCGTGAGCCTGGAGGAGCTCATCCGCCGCACGCTCGGGCCCTCCATCCAACTGGAGGTGCCCGCGGCGCCGGCGCTGTGGTCCACCCTGTGCGATCCGAACCAGCTGGAGAACGCGCTGCTCAACCTGGTCATCAACGCGCGCGACGCCATGCCCTCGGGCGGGCGGCTGCGGCTGGAGACGGTGAACGCGCACCTGGGCTGGGACGAGGTGGACGGCCAGGGGGACGACGTGCTCGAGGGCGACTACGTGTGCATCCGCGTGTCCGACACGGGCACCGGCATGACCCCGGACGTCATCGCCCGCGCGTTCGAGCCCTTCTTCACCACGAAGCCCCTGGGCCAGGGCACGGGCCTGGGCCTGTCGATGATCTACGGCTTCGTGAAGCAGTCGGACGGGCACGTGCGCATCGACAGCCGCGTGGGCGAGGGCACGAGCGTGAAGCTCTTCCTGCCGCGCTTTGACGGGGCCACGGCCGAGGCGGGGGGCCTGCTCGGCGCGGCCCAGACGCCCCGGGCCGAGGGCGAGACGGTGCTGGTGGTGGAGGACGAGGCGCTCCTGCGCGAGCTGGTGGTGGAGATCCTCGGGGAGCTGGGCTACCGCACCATCGAGGCCGAGGACGGCCCGGCGGGTCTCAAGGTGGTGCAGCAGAAGAAGCAGCGCATCGACCTGCTCGTCACGGACATCGGCCTGCCGGGGCTCAACGGGCGCCAGCTCGCGGACGCCGCGCGCGAGTCGCGCCCGGGCCTCAAGGTGCTCTTCATGACGGGCTACGCGGAGAACGCGGTGTTCGGCCACGAGCTGGACGCGGGCATGCAGATGATCACCAAGCCCTTCAACCCGGACGCGCTCGCCGCGCGGGTGCGCGAGATGTTCAAGGTGTGA
- a CDS encoding sodium:proton antiporter — translation MNVAVALTLGLLFGAGVMLTLRRDLVRMAAGSMMLTNVAILFTLATGFGHRGEPLLSEADAQPMTDPLAQALGLTAIVIGFATSALLLALVYRMHEQHGSIDLQDLVRAELDEERAMSQEPEPPEDA, via the coding sequence ATGAACGTGGCCGTGGCCCTCACGTTGGGTCTGCTCTTCGGCGCGGGGGTGATGCTCACGCTCCGGAGAGATCTGGTGCGCATGGCGGCGGGGAGCATGATGCTCACCAACGTGGCCATCCTGTTCACGCTCGCCACGGGCTTCGGGCACCGGGGCGAGCCCCTCCTCTCGGAGGCGGATGCCCAGCCGATGACGGATCCGCTCGCCCAGGCGCTGGGGCTCACGGCCATCGTCATCGGCTTCGCCACGTCGGCGCTGCTCCTGGCGCTCGTGTACCGGATGCACGAGCAGCACGGCTCCATCGACCTGCAGGACCTGGTGCGCGCGGAGCTGGACGAGGAGCGCGCGATGAGCCAGGAGCCCGAGCCGCCGGAGGACGCGTGA
- a CDS encoding complex I subunit 5 family protein — MTWLLPLVSAWVLAAVLAFLDGRKKAVAWFAVAGMVGVLAASLALVPAVLSGESPQVVGGGWPVGVGIRLRADLLSVLFCGVTNAVLLGALVCELIEGIDTRSFPALVLFLSAGLTGAFLTADAFNFYVFFELSMGAAFALVSYGRGVSPFRAGFTFVVVNLVGSVLFLTAVVMLYQSTGTLDMGGLSEWVVNPHTRRLDVAGALLLSAFGVKLGLFPFHFWAPMVYRGVSTPIAAILAGALTNLGSYGLMRFGPGLLSIELEHANVVLAVLGVASLVYGAFLALARQVPAEVLAYSSIAQAGYLFAALGLGTTRGVAAAVLLAVSGSLDKAVLFLAMGLKGLRARTAFAAAAFSTAGLPLSLGFLAKTELLSASMHGQRWGLMAFVVLSSLLFLVALFRTFQRLYWVTPHESGPADAAAGGVVLAMALVGVAVGVWPEPLLSLGMRVASALAQGVNP, encoded by the coding sequence ATGACGTGGCTGTTGCCGCTGGTGAGCGCGTGGGTGCTGGCGGCGGTGCTCGCCTTCCTGGACGGGCGCAAGAAGGCCGTGGCGTGGTTCGCGGTGGCGGGCATGGTGGGGGTGCTGGCCGCGAGCCTGGCCCTGGTGCCGGCGGTGCTCTCCGGGGAGTCCCCGCAGGTGGTGGGGGGCGGCTGGCCGGTGGGGGTGGGCATCCGCTTGAGGGCGGACCTGCTGTCGGTGCTCTTCTGCGGGGTGACCAACGCGGTGCTGCTCGGGGCGCTCGTGTGCGAGCTCATCGAGGGCATCGACACGCGCAGCTTCCCGGCGCTGGTGCTCTTCCTGTCCGCGGGGCTCACCGGGGCCTTCCTCACGGCGGACGCGTTCAACTTCTACGTCTTCTTCGAGCTGTCCATGGGCGCGGCCTTCGCGCTGGTGAGCTATGGCCGGGGCGTGTCGCCGTTTCGCGCGGGCTTCACCTTCGTGGTGGTGAACCTGGTGGGCTCGGTGCTCTTCCTCACCGCGGTGGTGATGCTCTACCAGTCCACGGGCACGCTGGACATGGGCGGGCTGTCCGAGTGGGTGGTCAACCCGCACACGCGCCGGCTGGACGTGGCGGGGGCGCTGCTGCTCAGCGCCTTCGGGGTGAAGCTGGGCCTGTTCCCGTTCCACTTCTGGGCGCCCATGGTGTACCGGGGGGTGAGCACGCCCATCGCGGCCATCCTCGCCGGGGCGCTCACCAACCTGGGCAGCTACGGGCTGATGCGCTTCGGGCCGGGGCTCTTGAGCATCGAGCTGGAGCACGCCAACGTCGTGCTGGCGGTGCTGGGCGTGGCGAGCCTCGTGTACGGAGCCTTCCTGGCGCTGGCGCGGCAGGTGCCTGCCGAGGTGCTGGCGTACTCGTCCATCGCCCAGGCGGGCTACCTCTTCGCGGCGCTGGGGCTGGGCACCACGCGGGGCGTGGCGGCGGCGGTGCTCCTGGCGGTGTCGGGCTCGCTCGACAAGGCGGTGCTCTTCCTGGCCATGGGGCTCAAGGGCCTCCGGGCGCGGACGGCCTTCGCGGCGGCGGCGTTCAGCACCGCGGGGCTGCCGCTGTCACTGGGCTTTTTGGCCAAGACGGAGCTCTTGAGCGCGTCCATGCACGGGCAGCGCTGGGGGCTCATGGCCTTCGTGGTGCTCTCCAGCCTGCTCTTCCTGGTGGCGCTCTTTCGCACCTTCCAGCGGCTGTACTGGGTGACGCCGCACGAGAGTGGTCCGGCGGACGCGGCGGCGGGCGGGGTGGTGCTGGCGATGGCGCTGGTGGGCGTGGCGGTGGGCGTGTGGCCCGAGCCCCTGCTGTCCTTGGGCATGCGGGTGGCGAGCGCGCTGGCGCAGGGGGTGAATCCATGA
- a CDS encoding Na+/H+ antiporter subunit E, protein MKGLVGRWVGPWLLLTGTFLLMVGSLSPWDVLWGGVVAAALLVWSGPWLSEGRPPGALSPARLWHFGVLVAWVLMDIVRGTWRMLGVILGPRPGANQGVVEVPLGERTAGGARVSALVASMSPGSVLLDIDWERRVMRFHMVDATRAEDFRRELEWFYRERQRSVFP, encoded by the coding sequence ATGAAGGGCCTCGTGGGCCGGTGGGTGGGGCCGTGGCTCCTGCTCACCGGGACGTTCCTGCTCATGGTGGGCAGCCTGTCGCCGTGGGACGTGCTGTGGGGCGGCGTCGTGGCGGCGGCCCTGCTCGTGTGGAGCGGACCGTGGCTGAGCGAGGGCCGGCCGCCCGGCGCGCTGAGCCCCGCGCGGCTGTGGCACTTCGGGGTGCTGGTGGCGTGGGTGCTGATGGACATCGTGCGCGGCACGTGGCGCATGCTGGGCGTCATCCTGGGGCCCCGCCCCGGGGCGAACCAGGGCGTGGTGGAGGTGCCGCTGGGCGAGCGCACCGCGGGCGGCGCGCGGGTGTCGGCGCTGGTGGCGTCGATGTCGCCGGGCTCGGTGCTGCTGGACATCGACTGGGAGCGGCGGGTGATGCGCTTCCACATGGTGGATGCGACGCGGGCGGAGGACTTCCGCCGGGAACTGGAGTGGTTCTACCGGGAGCGCCAGCGGTCGGTGTTCCCCTGA
- a CDS encoding monovalent cation/H+ antiporter complex subunit F: protein MHDGVFYVALVWLLVLLAVLVVLAVKARSTLDVVLAMDTLGLVFVAVLGLFSAWRGITGYLDAALVLALVSYVQTVAATRLHMGQKPRVR from the coding sequence GTGCACGACGGGGTCTTCTACGTGGCGCTGGTGTGGCTGCTGGTGCTGCTGGCGGTGTTGGTGGTGCTGGCGGTGAAGGCGCGCTCGACGCTGGACGTGGTGCTGGCCATGGACACGCTGGGCCTGGTGTTCGTGGCGGTGCTGGGGCTGTTCAGCGCGTGGCGGGGGATTACCGGCTACCTGGACGCGGCGCTGGTGCTGGCGCTGGTGTCCTACGTGCAGACGGTGGCGGCCACGCGGCTGCACATGGGCCAGAAGCCGAGGGTGCGATGA
- a CDS encoding cation:proton antiporter has protein sequence MSHELLKWVADVLVLLGLAAVTVSVVGIIRMRGMLMRVQAAGQAVLVGIIVVLMSAVGSGQWELVGRAVLVAVFLLLSAPMSAHAIAQAAAHEREAKAEGQDEGPR, from the coding sequence ATGAGCCACGAGCTCCTCAAGTGGGTGGCGGACGTGCTGGTGCTGCTGGGGCTCGCGGCGGTGACGGTGTCGGTGGTGGGCATCATCCGCATGCGGGGCATGCTGATGCGGGTACAGGCCGCGGGGCAGGCGGTGCTGGTGGGCATCATCGTCGTGCTGATGAGCGCGGTGGGCTCGGGCCAGTGGGAGCTGGTGGGCCGGGCGGTGCTGGTGGCGGTGTTCCTCCTCTTGTCCGCGCCCATGTCCGCGCATGCCATCGCCCAGGCGGCCGCCCACGAGCGCGAGGCCAAGGCGGAGGGCCAGGACGAAGGGCCGCGCTGA
- a CDS encoding tetratricopeptide repeat protein, with the protein MLLLVDHARPERLGELVRALIPIAPELEVHTEVQRMAEAAPGSTLVLVPREEDADWLNLNRPLFASLRLRVVLFCSRDVSVALARGAVDFIDWMSLRVDCPAGPAPFAVEGIRAALAARVPGIIWKGGDLDSAFAAARPRRKLRRVSAALPYEELVAEAKAHRGEWLAWTGVDGKSRLLRLQWALAEARRRTNIILVEPRVTSPGWVLLHGQLEALAEARRHLARLGAPCPGRWAALCDLEPEALTWVGTLLQHGLATERVETALLERGADRDALGRLMLENGLFEMQGQEREGSLALGTASEEKLRQGPRTGTEWEQLSSMALQTNVLDVAQIWAHRAMRADPECWQGLVRVSLNQGSFDEAETILRHQLSKAELENAGRAWALTELSHIQRERGRYSEAEDGLRQALGITEGLTSSNPLAHLSTQRALALLYLHTDRYAQATELLTHFLERIRELFGPNSISYGGALQVLGLALRKQGRYAEAESVLRESISIAEEHDGHLPAYYAASLYNLAATQRSQGKYSDADSSMRQSLTLIEPESNVIPRREHGAVLQELVLLLLRQGRYEEAEQKARAALSILEQTVGKESRDYAASLQVLAITQRQQGQPHEAEKSLHQALSLFAKSVGENHSDYAMTLQELGANLVEQGQYARAQEVLSKALVLLKESPGIHYPGYAITLSQFAASFSSQARYAEAEQAFREVLSLQEQTLGIDHPDLCATLTNLGITLMLAQRPQEGEPFLVRALTIAQKRLGMEHPEAGRLLSALAQTQAQLGKPEARETAQRALDILTRTLSPDHPDTASVRPILLHIIG; encoded by the coding sequence GTGCTGCTCCTGGTGGACCATGCGCGACCCGAGCGGCTCGGGGAGCTGGTCCGCGCCCTGATCCCTATCGCCCCGGAGCTGGAGGTCCATACCGAGGTGCAGCGGATGGCGGAGGCCGCGCCAGGCTCCACCCTGGTGCTGGTACCGAGAGAAGAGGACGCGGACTGGCTCAACCTCAACCGCCCGCTCTTCGCCTCGCTGCGGCTGCGCGTCGTGTTGTTCTGCTCTCGGGACGTGTCCGTGGCGCTCGCGCGAGGCGCCGTGGACTTCATCGACTGGATGTCGCTCCGGGTGGACTGCCCCGCGGGTCCCGCGCCGTTCGCCGTGGAGGGGATCCGCGCCGCGCTGGCGGCCCGCGTGCCCGGCATCATCTGGAAGGGCGGTGATTTGGACTCAGCCTTCGCCGCGGCCCGTCCTCGACGGAAGCTGCGCAGGGTGAGCGCTGCCCTGCCCTACGAGGAACTCGTCGCGGAGGCCAAGGCCCACCGGGGCGAGTGGCTCGCCTGGACAGGCGTCGATGGGAAGTCGCGGCTCCTGCGCTTGCAATGGGCACTCGCCGAGGCACGTCGCCGCACGAACATCATCCTCGTGGAGCCCCGTGTTACCTCACCGGGTTGGGTGCTCCTCCATGGACAGTTGGAGGCACTCGCCGAAGCGCGGCGTCATCTGGCGCGGTTGGGCGCCCCCTGCCCGGGTCGCTGGGCGGCGCTGTGCGACCTCGAGCCCGAGGCGCTCACCTGGGTGGGCACCCTCCTTCAACACGGCCTCGCGACGGAACGCGTGGAGACAGCGCTGCTCGAGCGGGGAGCGGATCGAGACGCACTGGGCCGACTCATGCTGGAAAACGGCCTGTTTGAAATGCAAGGGCAGGAGCGCGAAGGCAGTCTTGCCCTTGGAACCGCCTCCGAGGAGAAGCTTCGCCAGGGGCCCCGCACAGGTACGGAGTGGGAGCAGTTGTCGTCCATGGCCTTGCAGACCAATGTGCTTGATGTCGCCCAAATATGGGCGCACCGCGCCATGCGAGCGGACCCCGAATGCTGGCAAGGACTCGTGCGTGTGTCTTTGAACCAAGGGTCGTTCGATGAGGCGGAGACGATCCTTCGCCACCAACTCTCGAAAGCCGAACTGGAAAACGCGGGCCGGGCATGGGCGTTGACCGAACTCAGCCATATTCAAAGGGAGCGAGGCCGCTATTCCGAAGCGGAAGACGGACTGCGCCAAGCGCTTGGCATCACGGAGGGCTTGACCTCGTCGAATCCCCTTGCGCACCTCTCCACCCAACGAGCACTCGCCCTCCTCTATCTGCATACGGATCGATATGCGCAAGCCACGGAACTGCTCACGCACTTCCTGGAGCGTATCCGCGAACTTTTCGGACCTAACTCCATTTCATATGGCGGAGCCTTGCAAGTACTGGGACTCGCGCTCAGGAAACAAGGCCGATACGCCGAGGCGGAGAGCGTGCTGCGTGAATCGATCTCCATCGCCGAGGAGCACGACGGACACCTTCCCGCGTATTACGCGGCCTCGCTTTACAACTTGGCCGCGACCCAGCGTTCGCAAGGAAAATACTCCGACGCCGACAGTTCGATGCGGCAATCGCTCACGCTCATCGAGCCTGAATCCAATGTCATTCCACGCAGGGAGCATGGCGCTGTCCTGCAAGAACTTGTCCTGCTCCTCCTGCGACAGGGCCGTTATGAGGAGGCTGAGCAAAAGGCCCGCGCGGCCCTCTCCATCCTTGAACAAACAGTCGGGAAAGAGAGCAGGGATTACGCGGCGTCGCTCCAAGTACTCGCCATCACCCAGCGACAGCAAGGCCAGCCTCACGAAGCAGAGAAATCGCTTCATCAAGCGCTCTCACTCTTCGCCAAATCGGTGGGTGAGAACCATTCCGACTACGCAATGACTCTTCAAGAGTTGGGTGCGAATCTCGTCGAGCAAGGCCAGTACGCCCGAGCACAGGAAGTGCTCTCAAAGGCGCTCGTCTTGCTGAAGGAGTCGCCTGGCATCCACTACCCGGGCTACGCCATCACTCTCAGCCAGTTCGCCGCCAGCTTTTCCAGTCAAGCGAGGTACGCTGAAGCCGAACAAGCCTTCCGAGAAGTGCTTTCGCTGCAGGAGCAAACCCTCGGGATTGACCATCCCGACCTTTGCGCCACATTGACCAATCTCGGGATTACCTTGATGCTCGCCCAACGCCCACAGGAGGGCGAGCCGTTCCTGGTCCGCGCACTGACCATCGCGCAGAAGCGCTTGGGCATGGAGCACCCCGAGGCGGGAAGACTCCTGAGCGCACTCGCACAAACGCAAGCCCAGTTGGGCAAGCCAGAAGCGCGGGAGACGGCTCAACGCGCCTTGGACATCTTGACCCGAACCCTGAGTCCGGACCACCCCGATACCGCGAGCGTACGTCCCATCCTGCTGCACATCATCGGCTGA